TAgaccacactacagtaaaacataccATAAACatatgtcggcaacttgtcgcaaacatatcacaaacacgttGACAACAAGTCAGCCACTGTAAGTAACGAAAGAACCAATAAATCGTTGACGTGTATTCAACCTGTTCGTGATGTCTGTGCGATGAGTTACCAACATGTTCAGAAGATGTTTAGGAGTAGTGTGGACGTACCTTGATTTGACTCAAACACCCACAACTAGCCAACTGACTTACCAGGACCTTCATGGCTGTGTGGGTTGACAATTGTGAGAGCGACGTCGTCTAATTCAGACTTCTTtctcgctatatatatatctctctatagcTCCCCATTGGCCTTGTCTGCgactgtctctttcttttttcgattatttttttgtgtggaagGTTTCTCTCCTTGAAATGGTTCGTGAAATGACATATGTTGCTAATAGTCGCTTGTCATTCTCCCCTTTGTGTCTCTGAAGTTTTTTTTGCTAAGTTTGATTGACCTTcgttttttttcaatatttctagaTTTAGATGCAATACTTAGGCCTAGTATTGGAAGGACTGGtaaccaaacaagaaaaaaatatatatactaaaatggaaaatatagagagaataaaataaaaaaaataagaaaataactgatCTGAAGTATTTCTAGATTTAGATGTAATACTTAGGCCTAGTATTTGAAGGATTGGTAACcaaccaagaaaaaaatatatacactaaaatggaaaaataagaaaataactgatCTGAAGTATTTCTAGATTTAGATGTAATACTTAGACCTAGTATTGGAAGGATTGGtaaccaaacaaataaatatataaactaaaatggaaaatatagagagaataaaataaaaaaaaattagaaaatagctGATTTGAAGTATTTCTAGATTTAGATGTGATACTTAGGCCTAGTATTTGAAGGATTGGTaaccaaacaagaaaaatatatataaactaaaatggaaaatatagagagaataaagtaaaaaaaaaaataactgattttaaatgttttaaaggaaGATTAAAGAACTTTTCTTTAAAGCAgatatcttttaatgaaaaataactgttaaaacGGCAAGAGAAAGGAAACCCGAATTATTTTTTAGATGCGCTGCGCCTCACTGATTCCGTCAGCAATTTCCggtctcactgtgacccattgTCTTTTCTAAATGATTCCTGTAGGATTTCATAAACTTTCCATCGCACGTTTAGAGTATAAGGAGTTTCTATAAGGAGATGAATAATCCCTTCTAAAGGGCAGTTTTGGCGATAAAATTCACATgagaatttttatattctcttagaGGAAGAATTTTAATCATATTGTGTTAATGTTACCTCAAaggaaatattaatcataatgaaTAAGTATGAGGCCTTACCAGAATCTTATGAATTAGGCGTGTCTTGATGGTTATCGAGTATAGCTGAAGATagcttttaaaatcaaattcaaaatctAATTTGAGAAAAGTCACTTATACCTTTCCTTAAGAATGTCTGTGACTCCTTCCTTTCGACAGAGCCTATGCTGGCATAAGGACAACTcattcaacaataacaacagtagAAGATATGACCTTGGCAGACACATCAAGTTCTTTTTTGTCTGAATTCCTCCCCTGTCGTATCTTAGCCTGCGGGTAGCCCGCGCGCAAGCTCGCTAACTGTATCGCAATATCCAGTTATGCGTAGCTTTTGCTATTCAGTCTTATTCACTTCACTTTTTTTGGTCATTGATCATTCTTACCCTGACAATTGTTACGAAATTTAGATGtcttcttggatttttttttttatttttctcaataagTTTTTTGTTGCTGAAATTTGACAAAGGCAGTTCTTCAagtttttactttcaaaattgtcgaatttattattctttgttgtaTCCCCGAAATAACTCCGAGATTTACTTAGTATTTCATTTGAACTTTATCAGTAATTTCAATAAGTTTTCCGCTACTTCTTGGTGATATTTTCCTAAATCTGTAATGGATGACTATTTATGCAAGACTTGAATATCTAATATAGCTGGAAAAATAACTGGCTAAAATCTCATTCCCTAAAATAtacaagtgaaaaagaaattttttaaggaTTCCTGTTTCAATTATTTGTGTAAATCAACTGTCTTAAAAAATGTGGAAAGAATCAGTCCTATGAAAAGAATGGGGATAGTTCACAAAATTCCTTGCGGGTGTCATGAATTGATAGCGGAAagtcagcaaaaactgttgaagAAATGAATGGTGCAACATAAGCATGTCTTCCTAAGGTGATACCAAACAGTGTTATTTCTCTTTATGtcacttgttagttttctgtaaaagaaaaccattgtgtcggctttgtctgtccgtccgcacttttttctgtccgcactttttctgtccaccctcagatcttacaaacttcTTTCCCTCCAccttcagatattaaaaactaatgaggctagaggtctgcaaattggtatgttggtcatccaccctccaatcatcaaacacaccaaatttcagccctttagcctcaatagtttttattttatttaaggttaaagttagccataatcgtgcgtctgccaacgatataggccaagccaccaacgagcagtggttaaaatttcattggccgcggcttgtacagcattataccgagagcaccgaaagatagactattttttgtggccttgaatatacgctgtacagaaaactgtttcttcggcgcattttttacttgttaaataaaaatcacgaaatttgcagaaatattttattcGCTTCAATCTCTTCAATTCACATCATAATTCACGTAATAAATCAATTTCGAGAACCTAAATAATTAACTAGATGACTCCGTCTGTCATCGATTCCAGAATTATTCGTCGAACTCATCATCTTCTCCATCGTCGAAGTCGGCTTCGGGAGCCTCAGGAACGGCGTTGCTGTCGAGGACCCTATAGCCGAGGTGGTCAGCCACGTACTTGACGACGTACTCGTTGCCGTCGGGCGCTACCCAGGAGTACTCGCCCTCGACGGCCCTTCCGGGCTGGCCTTCTTGTTCGTGCTCCATGTGGTCCGTCTCGAAGTCGATGACGTCATTGGAGGGATAAGCCGCTGCTAGGGCCAGCACCATGCCCAAAGCGACGATGCACTGGAAGGAGAATTAGAATTAGGAAGTTTCTTCAGAAAGGATATTTTCGATTTTGGTCTTCTAATAAGTCTTCAAATTCAGTAAAAGATGTCATACACATGTCGGAAACTTGTCGCAAACATATCACCAACATGTTGATAGCAAGTCAAAATGTCGACAACTTGTCACAAACGTATCActaacatgttgaaaacaagtcaatgattCGGCAACTTGTCACAAACATATCActgacatgttgaaaacaagccaaAACATCGACAACTTGTCACACACATATCACTGACatattgaaaacaagtcaaaacGTCGATGACTTGTCACAAACGTATCACCGACATGCTGAAAGCCAGTAAACATGTCTGCAACTTGTTGCAGACATATCACTAACAACGACCGTAGGTGGAGAAGGAATCTTTGGTCAGCAATGAACAACCGCATGTAGCACTGGTTAAGACTAAccaagttgttgacttgtattcaacctgtttgtgatctGAGTACGATAAGTTATCGACTTATTTATGGGATGTTTTACTGCATTGTAAACGTCTTCTGAGGCTTTCCACAAGGGAAAAGTCTGTACggtgaatgaaacaaaatacacacaGGTTATACAGCAACGGGTAGAAGACGTCTGCGGAAAAGGTAGTTTTCCAGTTGCAATTCTctcaaaatttgacattttagaCTCTTCAAAAATGAGacagaaaaatcatatataaaagttactTTTCTAGTAGCAATTCTTGCAAAATATGACGTTTTAAACTCTTCAAAAATGAGACAGTCTCATATATAAAAGTTGATTTTCTAGTATCAATTCTTTCAAAATTTGACGTTCCAGAATCTTCAGAAACGAGATAGAAGACTCACCAGAACCTTCATGTTTGCGTAGGTGGACAAAGACGAGAGTGACATCTGAATCTAAGTCCCACTGACTTTATATACCTGATCATCTGACCTTGTTCGTCACTGTCTCGTGtcctttttatttcgtttctgcCAGCCTTAAGctcaagagagtttttttttttttttttttttacaattgctcatctctcttaaaaatatatatatttttgttttagtcctgccttgaaattttatgttcactctgtctgtctgtctgtctgcctctctctctctctctctctctctctctctctctctctctctctctctctctctcgctctctctcaagaTCACGGTCTTCAACTCCATAACTTGCCTTTGGCAATCCCAGTATGGCGTTATTCTAAATGACTCAATACCCATTCTGATCAACGACGTACTTCTTGAAGAACTCGATATCAATGGGCGCTACCCAAGGGTCCTACTCGTCCTCGACGGCTCTTCAAGGCTGACCTCCTGCCTCTGAGGGGTATGTAGCCCAGAACGACAACTACACAGTAGAAGATAAATTAAGGTCATAACAACTAGTGAGTCACGGATTAAGGAAAGATGTTGGTAGATTTCaaattagatttttatataaCTTCACAAAAAAGTAATGGATTATTATCTCGCTTTTCATAAATCTTATGAATTATCGTTGATAAGATAGTTACAGAtaatacatttcataaaagaatttgcATATTCCTTTGCAATAACCCCAGACATAATGGGTAAGTATAAGGACTTTTCAAAATGGGCATTATATTCCATTCTGAGGGGAAGTCATTGGTGGTAAAATTCGTATAAAATTTTTCGTATTCCGTTAGAAAAAGAATTTAAACCATATTCTCTTAGAAAAAGaatattaacttttatattcTCTTAGGAAAAGAATCTTAACTTTCAGATTCTTTTtctaagagaatatgaaagttaAGACTCTCTTAGAAAAAGAATCTTAGCTGTAatgttctcataaaaaaattcattttaacctTCATATTCTCTTAGAAAAAGAATTTCAACCTTTATAttctctaagaaaaaaatttaacatttatataatctgtcagaaaaagaattttaactttcatactctggaagaagaattttaacatttatataatctgtcagaaaaagaattttaattttcatactcTTTGGAGGAAGAATTTTAACCTTTATattctctaagaaaaaaaaatgttaacttttatataatctctctgaaaaagaagaattttaacTTTCATACTCCTTGGAAGAAGAATTTTAACAATTGTGCGTCAATATTATGTCAAATGGAATTTCAGCCATGTTAAGTAAGTATGATGGCTTACCAGAACCTCAAGATCCAGGTGATTCTTAGTATTTATCCATTGCAGATCAAGTTAACCATTAAAGTAAAATAGAAGTTTAACTTGAAAATTCCcagtaggggagtagtgccgtcagagcacctcatgtggtgcactgtaggcattacttaaggttctttgcagccagccttcggcccctagctgctataacccctttcgttccttttactgtacctcctttcatattctctttcttccatcttactacccaccctctcttaacaac
This genomic interval from Macrobrachium rosenbergii isolate ZJJX-2024 chromosome 56, ASM4041242v1, whole genome shotgun sequence contains the following:
- the LOC136836300 gene encoding cuticle protein CP575-like codes for the protein MKVLCIVALGMVLALAAAYPSNDVIDFETDHMEHEQEGQPGRAVEGEYSWVAPDGNEYVVKYVADHLGYRVLDSNAVPEAPEADFDDGEDDEFDE